A portion of the Melanotaenia boesemani isolate fMelBoe1 chromosome 2, fMelBoe1.pri, whole genome shotgun sequence genome contains these proteins:
- the hirip3 gene encoding HIRA-interacting protein 3 isoform X3, with the protein MFVMMVSKKETVLIRSFVSEQLCNEPDLSTLTMGILKKRYLAHVKCESLSQEAKKFMKLVVEEELMKIQENDKNGTEVDTEKLQNKRKRGEENEEVESEGENESRAKKSRSNHSSSSESEDADDCKTGSEDEEQIKSPSKVTKQEVKKSPLKRPANRKHQMTSDDSSDDETEKSAKRESESECGDSPKKTVKKKASTPKKGKTRSCDTSGGKQTQESNKDSESDADDCKTGSEDEEQIKFPSKVTKQEVKKSQLKRPANRKYQMTSDDSSDDETEKSEKRESESECGDSPKKTVKKKASTAKKGKTRSSDTSGGKQTQESDEDSESDAGSKSSRNVKINDSEPSDSEKAGKVLSEKNNNDSDSSSLPSLEEEGESPTKNVSKYKKKQKTGRTDKSTRSQKDDDKAIVRLKRYIALCGARRNYKKLLDGCRSVRSKVAVLKKELEDLGVHGNPSIDKCKKVRMKRERAQEVAELDVRNIITTQGRPKRRGTSASQEQHDPPSSAFQRALNSGSDSDLENNSRRGRRKISEWANLHGIISDDADSD; encoded by the exons ATGTTTGTAATGATGGTGTCGAAAAAGGAGACAGTCCTAATCCGCAGCTTTGTGAGTGAACAGCTCTGTAATGAGCCAGACCTGAG tacTCTTACCATGGGAATCTTAAAAAAGCGATATCTGGCTCATGTGAAATGTGAATCTTTAAGTCAAGAAGCAAAGAAGTTCATGAAACTGGTGGTTGAAGAGGAGCTCATGAAAATTCAG gaaaatgacaaaaatggaactgAGGTGGACACCGAGAAGCTTCAGAACaaaaggaagagaggagaggaaaatgaGGAGGTGGAAAGTGAAGGAGAAAATGAATCCAGGGCAAAGAAATCACGATCCAATCATTCAAGCTCATCAG AATCAGAGGATGCAGATGACTGTAAAACTGGGAGTGAAGATGAAGAACAGATTAAATCTCCATCTAAAGTCACAAAGCAAGAGGTGAAAAAATCACCGCTTAAGAGACCTGCAAATAGAAAACATCAGATGACCAGTGATGACTCCTCTgatgatgaaactgaaaaatcagcaaaaagagaaagtgagagTGAATGTGGTGACAGCCCAAAGAAAACGGTGAAAAAGAAAGCATCCACTCCAAAGAAAGGAAAGACAAGAAGCTGCGATAcaagtggaggaaaacaaacacaagagagTAATAAGGACAGTGAAAGCGATGCAGATGACTGTAAAACTGGGAGTGAGGATGAAGAACAGATTAAATTTCCATCTAAAGTCACAAAGCAAGAG GTGAAAAAATCACAGCTTAAGAGACCTGCAAATAGAAAATATCAGATGACCAGTGATGAttcatcagatgatgaaactgaaaaatcagaaaaaagagaaagtgagagTGAATGTGGTGACAGCCCAAAGAAAACGGTTAAAAAGAAAGCATCCACTGCAAAGAAAGGAAAGACAAGAAGCAGTGATACCAGTGggggaaaacaaacacaagagagTGATGAGGACAGTGAAAGCGATGCAGGTAGCAAGTCCTCGAGGAATGTCAAAATCAACGATAGTGAGCCTTCTGACAGTGAAAAAG CAGGTAAAGTCCTGtcagaaaagaataataatgacTCTGATTCGTCATCACTTCCTTCTTtggaggaagagggagaaagTCCGACAAAAAATGTGtctaaatacaaaaagaaacagaaaactggCAGAACAGATAAGAGCACCAGAAGCCAGAAG GATGATGACAAAGCTATCGTAAGGCTCAAGCGCTACATTGCTCTCTGTGGTGCGAGGAGGAATTACAAGAAGCTGTTAGATGGTTGCAGATCTGTTCGTTCCAAAGTGGCCGTTCTAAAGAAGGAGCTTGAAGATCTTGGTGTCCATG GTAATCCATCTAttgataaatgtaaaaaagtccgcatgaagagagagagagctcagGAAGTGGCTGAGCTTGATGTCAGAAACATCATCACCACACAAG GTCGACCTAAACGCAGAGGAACCTCTGCAAGTCAGGAACAACATGACCCTCCATCATCTGCTTTTCAGCGCGCTCTGAACTCTGGCTCTGATAGTGATCTGGAAAACAATTCACGCAGAGGACGGAGAAAAATATCAGAATGGGCCAACCTGCATGGGATTATCAGTGATGATGCAGATAGTGACTAG
- the hirip3 gene encoding HIRA-interacting protein 3 isoform X2: MFVMMVSKKETVLIRSFVSEQLCNEPDLSTLTMGILKKRYLAHVKCESLSQEAKKFMKLVVEEELMKIQENDKNGTEVDTEKLQNKRKRGEENEEVESEGENESRAKKSRSNHSSSSESEDADDCKTGSEDEEQIKSPSKVTKQEVKKSPLKRPANRKHQMTSDDSSDDETEKSAKRESESECGDSPKKTVKKKASTPKKGKTRSCDTSGGKQTQESNKDSESDADDCKTGSEDEEQIKFPSKVTKQEVKKSPLKRPASRQMTSDDSSDDETEKSEKRESESEYGDSPKKMVKKKASTPKKGKTRSSDTSGGKQTQESDKDSKSDADDCKTGSEDEEQIKFPSKVTKQEVKKSQLKRPANRKYQMTSDDSSDDETEKSEKRESESECGDSPKKTVKKKASTAKKGKTRSSDTSGGKQTQESDEDSESDAGSKSSRNVKINDSEPSDSEKGKVLSEKNNNDSDSSSLPSLEEEGESPTKNVSKYKKKQKTGRTDKSTRSQKDDDKAIVRLKRYIALCGARRNYKKLLDGCRSVRSKVAVLKKELEDLGVHGNPSIDKCKKVRMKRERAQEVAELDVRNIITTQGRPKRRGTSASQEQHDPPSSAFQRALNSGSDSDLENNSRRGRRKISEWANLHGIISDDADSD; encoded by the exons ATGTTTGTAATGATGGTGTCGAAAAAGGAGACAGTCCTAATCCGCAGCTTTGTGAGTGAACAGCTCTGTAATGAGCCAGACCTGAG tacTCTTACCATGGGAATCTTAAAAAAGCGATATCTGGCTCATGTGAAATGTGAATCTTTAAGTCAAGAAGCAAAGAAGTTCATGAAACTGGTGGTTGAAGAGGAGCTCATGAAAATTCAG gaaaatgacaaaaatggaactgAGGTGGACACCGAGAAGCTTCAGAACaaaaggaagagaggagaggaaaatgaGGAGGTGGAAAGTGAAGGAGAAAATGAATCCAGGGCAAAGAAATCACGATCCAATCATTCAAGCTCATCAG AATCAGAGGATGCAGATGACTGTAAAACTGGGAGTGAAGATGAAGAACAGATTAAATCTCCATCTAAAGTCACAAAGCAAGAGGTGAAAAAATCACCGCTTAAGAGACCTGCAAATAGAAAACATCAGATGACCAGTGATGACTCCTCTgatgatgaaactgaaaaatcagcaaaaagagaaagtgagagTGAATGTGGTGACAGCCCAAAGAAAACGGTGAAAAAGAAAGCATCCACTCCAAAGAAAGGAAAGACAAGAAGCTGCGATAcaagtggaggaaaacaaacacaagagagTAATAAGGACAGTGAAAGCGATGCAGATGACTGTAAAACTGGGAGTGAGGATGAAGAACAGATTAAATTTCCATCTAAAGTCACAAAGCAAGAGGTGAAAAAATCACCGCTTAAGAGACCTGCAAGTCGTCAGATGACCAGTGATGActcatcagatgatgaaactgaaaaatcagaaaaaagagaaagtgagagTGAATATGGTGACAGCCCaaagaaaatggtaaaaaagAAAGCATCCACTCCAAAGAAAGGAAAGACAAGAAGCAGTGATACCAGTGggggaaaacaaacacaagagagTGATAAGGACAGTAAAAGCGATGCAGATGACTGTAAAACTGGGAGTGAGGATGAAGAACAGATTAAATTTCCATCTAAAGTCACAAAGCAAGAGGTGAAAAAATCACAGCTTAAGAGACCTGCAAATAGAAAATATCAGATGACCAGTGATGAttcatcagatgatgaaactgaaaaatcagaaaaaagagaaagtgagagTGAATGTGGTGACAGCCCAAAGAAAACGGTTAAAAAGAAAGCATCCACTGCAAAGAAAGGAAAGACAAGAAGCAGTGATACCAGTGggggaaaacaaacacaagagagTGATGAGGACAGTGAAAGCGATGCAGGTAGCAAGTCCTCGAGGAATGTCAAAATCAACGATAGTGAGCCTTCTGACAGTGAAAAAG GTAAAGTCCTGtcagaaaagaataataatgacTCTGATTCGTCATCACTTCCTTCTTtggaggaagagggagaaagTCCGACAAAAAATGTGtctaaatacaaaaagaaacagaaaactggCAGAACAGATAAGAGCACCAGAAGCCAGAAG GATGATGACAAAGCTATCGTAAGGCTCAAGCGCTACATTGCTCTCTGTGGTGCGAGGAGGAATTACAAGAAGCTGTTAGATGGTTGCAGATCTGTTCGTTCCAAAGTGGCCGTTCTAAAGAAGGAGCTTGAAGATCTTGGTGTCCATG GTAATCCATCTAttgataaatgtaaaaaagtccgcatgaagagagagagagctcagGAAGTGGCTGAGCTTGATGTCAGAAACATCATCACCACACAAG GTCGACCTAAACGCAGAGGAACCTCTGCAAGTCAGGAACAACATGACCCTCCATCATCTGCTTTTCAGCGCGCTCTGAACTCTGGCTCTGATAGTGATCTGGAAAACAATTCACGCAGAGGACGGAGAAAAATATCAGAATGGGCCAACCTGCATGGGATTATCAGTGATGATGCAGATAGTGACTAG
- the hirip3 gene encoding HIRA-interacting protein 3 isoform X1 produces MFVMMVSKKETVLIRSFVSEQLCNEPDLSTLTMGILKKRYLAHVKCESLSQEAKKFMKLVVEEELMKIQENDKNGTEVDTEKLQNKRKRGEENEEVESEGENESRAKKSRSNHSSSSESEDADDCKTGSEDEEQIKSPSKVTKQEVKKSPLKRPANRKHQMTSDDSSDDETEKSAKRESESECGDSPKKTVKKKASTPKKGKTRSCDTSGGKQTQESNKDSESDADDCKTGSEDEEQIKFPSKVTKQEVKKSPLKRPASRQMTSDDSSDDETEKSEKRESESEYGDSPKKMVKKKASTPKKGKTRSSDTSGGKQTQESDKDSKSDADDCKTGSEDEEQIKFPSKVTKQEVKKSQLKRPANRKYQMTSDDSSDDETEKSEKRESESECGDSPKKTVKKKASTAKKGKTRSSDTSGGKQTQESDEDSESDAGSKSSRNVKINDSEPSDSEKAGKVLSEKNNNDSDSSSLPSLEEEGESPTKNVSKYKKKQKTGRTDKSTRSQKDDDKAIVRLKRYIALCGARRNYKKLLDGCRSVRSKVAVLKKELEDLGVHGNPSIDKCKKVRMKRERAQEVAELDVRNIITTQGRPKRRGTSASQEQHDPPSSAFQRALNSGSDSDLENNSRRGRRKISEWANLHGIISDDADSD; encoded by the exons ATGTTTGTAATGATGGTGTCGAAAAAGGAGACAGTCCTAATCCGCAGCTTTGTGAGTGAACAGCTCTGTAATGAGCCAGACCTGAG tacTCTTACCATGGGAATCTTAAAAAAGCGATATCTGGCTCATGTGAAATGTGAATCTTTAAGTCAAGAAGCAAAGAAGTTCATGAAACTGGTGGTTGAAGAGGAGCTCATGAAAATTCAG gaaaatgacaaaaatggaactgAGGTGGACACCGAGAAGCTTCAGAACaaaaggaagagaggagaggaaaatgaGGAGGTGGAAAGTGAAGGAGAAAATGAATCCAGGGCAAAGAAATCACGATCCAATCATTCAAGCTCATCAG AATCAGAGGATGCAGATGACTGTAAAACTGGGAGTGAAGATGAAGAACAGATTAAATCTCCATCTAAAGTCACAAAGCAAGAGGTGAAAAAATCACCGCTTAAGAGACCTGCAAATAGAAAACATCAGATGACCAGTGATGACTCCTCTgatgatgaaactgaaaaatcagcaaaaagagaaagtgagagTGAATGTGGTGACAGCCCAAAGAAAACGGTGAAAAAGAAAGCATCCACTCCAAAGAAAGGAAAGACAAGAAGCTGCGATAcaagtggaggaaaacaaacacaagagagTAATAAGGACAGTGAAAGCGATGCAGATGACTGTAAAACTGGGAGTGAGGATGAAGAACAGATTAAATTTCCATCTAAAGTCACAAAGCAAGAGGTGAAAAAATCACCGCTTAAGAGACCTGCAAGTCGTCAGATGACCAGTGATGActcatcagatgatgaaactgaaaaatcagaaaaaagagaaagtgagagTGAATATGGTGACAGCCCaaagaaaatggtaaaaaagAAAGCATCCACTCCAAAGAAAGGAAAGACAAGAAGCAGTGATACCAGTGggggaaaacaaacacaagagagTGATAAGGACAGTAAAAGCGATGCAGATGACTGTAAAACTGGGAGTGAGGATGAAGAACAGATTAAATTTCCATCTAAAGTCACAAAGCAAGAGGTGAAAAAATCACAGCTTAAGAGACCTGCAAATAGAAAATATCAGATGACCAGTGATGAttcatcagatgatgaaactgaaaaatcagaaaaaagagaaagtgagagTGAATGTGGTGACAGCCCAAAGAAAACGGTTAAAAAGAAAGCATCCACTGCAAAGAAAGGAAAGACAAGAAGCAGTGATACCAGTGggggaaaacaaacacaagagagTGATGAGGACAGTGAAAGCGATGCAGGTAGCAAGTCCTCGAGGAATGTCAAAATCAACGATAGTGAGCCTTCTGACAGTGAAAAAG CAGGTAAAGTCCTGtcagaaaagaataataatgacTCTGATTCGTCATCACTTCCTTCTTtggaggaagagggagaaagTCCGACAAAAAATGTGtctaaatacaaaaagaaacagaaaactggCAGAACAGATAAGAGCACCAGAAGCCAGAAG GATGATGACAAAGCTATCGTAAGGCTCAAGCGCTACATTGCTCTCTGTGGTGCGAGGAGGAATTACAAGAAGCTGTTAGATGGTTGCAGATCTGTTCGTTCCAAAGTGGCCGTTCTAAAGAAGGAGCTTGAAGATCTTGGTGTCCATG GTAATCCATCTAttgataaatgtaaaaaagtccgcatgaagagagagagagctcagGAAGTGGCTGAGCTTGATGTCAGAAACATCATCACCACACAAG GTCGACCTAAACGCAGAGGAACCTCTGCAAGTCAGGAACAACATGACCCTCCATCATCTGCTTTTCAGCGCGCTCTGAACTCTGGCTCTGATAGTGATCTGGAAAACAATTCACGCAGAGGACGGAGAAAAATATCAGAATGGGCCAACCTGCATGGGATTATCAGTGATGATGCAGATAGTGACTAG